A segment of the Nitrosospira briensis C-128 genome:
CTTAACGAGAATTGCCCCGGGGTCGGATATTCCCGGGGTGCCTGCATCGGTAACGAGCGCCACTGCTTGGCCGCGCGACAACAAATTGACGACCTTTTCTACCGTGGCGTTTTCATTGTGGCGATGCAAGGCCATCATCTTTCTATTTATCGAATAATGCCTCAATAAATTAGCGGTGGTGCGGGTATCCTCTGCGGCAATCACATCCACTGCCGAAAGTATATCCAGCGCGCGCAGGGTGATGTCGCGCAGGTTTCCTATCGGTGTAGCCACTATATATAACGTGCCCGGCGCGGGTAATTCCTTTGATTGCATTTGGCGGTGTTTGGCGGTGTTTGGCGATTGCTGGGATGCGGGGTATTGTAAAATATATCTTTATCGGTATCTGGATAACTGCGCGGTGCATTTATGGGGCATTCAAATTGAATGGGAACGAGGCGGAGCGCTATGCGGAAGCGTTTCTTCGGCGCCATGATCTCGTTTTGCTCCAAAGGAATTACCGTTGCCGCTTTGGCGAAATTGATCTCATCATGCAAGATGGTACGACATTGGTGTTCGTCGAGGTGCGTATGCGTACAGGTCCAGCCTTCGGTGGCGCGGCAGGCAGCATAACTTTTGTGAAGCAAAAAAAATTGCTATGTGCGGCGCGCCACTATCTCGCTGCCCTGAAGTTCGAGCCGTCGTGCCGTTTCGATGCGGTATTATTGTCGGGCCGTGACGGTAAGGAGGTTGAATGGATCAGGAACGCTTTTGGAGAATAGCAGCATACCATGCGTGATGGAAACGGCTTGTGCTCGTTTGGATTATAAAATTGCTGGAACCGCGCCGCATGATGCTGATGCGGTTATTTATTTTTGTTAGGGGTATGAATGCTTAATCGGAATTTGAAGTGGTTGCTGATATTGTTGTTTCCCTTCCTTTCAGGCTGTGCAGTGCTGGTGGCGGCCGGCGTGGTGTCGGGTGTTGGCGCCGGCGCGGCGGTATCCCAGGACCGGCGCACCAGTGGCATGTTCGTGGAAGATGAGGGGATCGAGTTTAAGGGCGGCCGGCGGATCAGCGAGAAGATGGGCAGAGATGTTAATGTCAACGTCACCAGCTTCAATCGTAACGTGCTGCTTACAGGCGAGGCGCCGACCGATGGATTGAAGAAAGAGATTGGGAAACTGGTGACGGGTGTTGAGAACGTACGGAAAGTCACCAATGAGATAGCGGTAGGTGAGGTGAGTTCATTCGGTTCCCGCAGCAATGATGCGTTGCTCACATCCAAGGTCAAGGCACGTTTTCTGGATGGCGGGGAGTTTCAGGTCAATCACGTTAAAGTCGTTACTGAAAATGCTGTGGTTTATCTGCTGGGCCTGGTAAAGGCCAAGGAGGCAGACAGTGCGGTGGACATTGCACGATCTACAAGTGGTGTCCGGAAGGTTGTGAAAGTTTTCGAATACCTGGATTAAACTTTTTGGAAAGGTTGGCCGAGCCAAGATACTTGTGCTTTTTTAAGCTGGAAATGCGGAGCTGACGGGTAATAAGAGACCCATTGTGATTACGCCTAGTTTTGTCGCCAAACTTGTCAGTCTGCTTCCACCGGATCGGATATATACGGACCCGGTGGATTGCTATGCCTATGCGTATGACAACACGCGAAAGATTTTTCCACCGGATGCAGTGGTATTTCCGGTTACCACCGCCGAAGTGCAGGCGGTAGTGGCGCTTTGTAACGACTTCAAGGTTCCGCTAACGCCGCGCGGACGCGGCACAGGTACCTCGGGCGGAAGTCTTCCTGAGCAGGGCGGGGTGGCGTTATCCCTGGAGCGGATGCTACGCATTGTCAACATCGATCCCGCCAATCGTGTGATTGTGGCGGAACCCGGCGTTATCAATCAGTCGATCCAGGAAGCGGCGAGGCCTCATGGCTACTTCTGGCCGCCTGATCCGTCCAGTGCGGGCTACTCAAGCATAGGGGGAAATCTGGCGACCTCCGCGGGGGGGCCACACGCCGTCAAATATGGAACGACACGTGATCACGTTTTGGGGCTCAAGGCAGTTACGGGCGCGGGAGAGATAATCCGGACGGGTTGCTATACCACCAAAGGCGTGGTGGGTTATGACCTCACACGACTTTTAATAGGCTCGGAGGGTACGCTGGCCGTTATTACGGAAGCAACACTCAAGCTTACTCCGCTCCCTCAAGCGTATGGCGGCCTCACTGTGCATTACCGGGACCTTGCGAGCTGTGCCGCAGCAATAGTCCGGGTTATGGCGCTGCCGCAGACGCCTAGCGCACTTGAGTTCCTGGATGCCGGCTCACTCAACCTGATACGTGGCCGATTCCCCGAGATGCTGCCGCTGGACGCCAATGCGATGCTGATGATTGAAATGGATGGGTCCGAGCAATATATTTCGGAATCGCGTGCGGCGATCCTTTCCGCATGCCGCAGCGAGGGACTCATCCATGCGGATGAAACAGTGGATGCCGCAAGTTTATGGCTGGCGCGAAAAACGTTGTCTCCATTGCTACGCGATATCGCACCCAAGAAGATTAATGAGGATGTGGTTGTACCGGTTTCGGCACTACCTCGATTTCTGGACGGTTTGATGCAGCTGAGCGGTAGATATCGTATTGCCAATGTCAATTTTGGTCATGCGGGCAATGGTAATATTCATGTCAATCTGCTCGTAAATCCGGACTGCGCCGATGAGATGAGCCGTGCGGAAAAATGCCTGAATGAAATATTCGATCTGGTGATCGAGCTCAATGGCACGCTTTCAGGCGAGCATGGCGTGGGCAGCGAAAAACGCGCGTTTGTCGGGAAGGAGATCGATGCACCAACGATAACGTTGATGAAAGCGATCAAACGCGTGTTTGACCCTAACAATATACTGAATCCGGGAAAGCTATTCCCTTGAATCGTGGAATTACCTCAGCCTGAGTCTATTCCAGACCCGCCATGATGTGGAGAGCCGGGACTAAATCAGCTTTTGCTGCAGTTATGCTAACTTGTCGTTCTCAATAACTCGGAAAGATCATGAGCGAAAACATCGGCGTCCTTCTCACTGCTTACGTATAACCGAAGCTTTCCCTTCGTATCATAGATATAGGTACCGGTAGAGTGATCCACGGTGTGATGTCCGGGGGATTCTCCCTCCTGCTTTTGATAAATGGCCTTGAATTCTTTTGCAACCTTTTTTGTCGCCCGCTCATCACCGTATAAACCAAGAAATGTCGGATCAAAAGCCGACAGGTATTCCTTGAGCACCGCTGCAGTATCACGTTCAGGGTCTACGGTAATGAATAATACCTGGACACGTGAAGCCTCGGGACCGAGCTCTTTCATCGCAGCCGCGAGTTTGCCCATCGTGGCGGGACATACATCGGGGCAATGGGTATAGCCAAAAAATACGACTACCGCTTTACCCTTGAAGTCCGCAAGCGTACGCATTTTGCCGGTGTGGTCGACCAGGTCGAAATCCGCACCGAAGTTGGCGTTGGTGATATCCGTTGAGAGAAATGCCGGTTTGGGTGCATTGCCGTCGCTGCAGGCTATAAGCAGGAGCGCGGCCAGAAGCGTTGCCGCCGCTGGCCATAGTGTGCTCGAATGGAATTGCCTATGTTTCACACGCCTGCTATAACCGGATGTAATGATCCACCAGCAGTACCGTAAACAGCGCGGCCAGATACCAGATCGAATAGCGGAATGCCCGGCGCGCAAGCTGATCGCTATAATCGAGGTATATTTTTACTGCGTAGTACAGAAATACCGCATCCAGCACCAAAGCACCGGTGATATAGATGAGCCCGCTCATTTGTGTAGCATAAGGCATCAACGTGACTGCGATGAGTATCAGCGTGTATAGCAGGACATGCAGGCGCGTGAACTTATCGCCATGAGTAACCGGGAGCATCGGCATTCCCACCTTTGCATACTCAAGCTTGCGGTACAGCGCCAGCGCCCAGAAGTGGGGCGGCGTCCAGGCGAAGATGATGAGAAACAGAAGCAGCGCATCCGAGGACACTTCTCCCGTCACCGCCGCCCAGCCGAGCACGGGCGGCATAGCGCCGGAAGCGCCGCCGATGACGATATTCTGCGGTGTGTTGGGCTTCAGTATGACGGTATATATGATCGCGTATCCGACAAACGTCCCCAACGTGAGCCACATGGTTAGCGGATTCACCAGCTGGTGAAGCATGAGTAATCCGGCCCCGCCGACCAGCGCAATAAAGAACAAGGTTTCGGGCGAGGTAACCGTTCCCTGCGGCAATGGCCTGCCACGTGTACGATTCATTATCGCATCGATCTTTTGCTCAACCAGGCAATTGACTGCCGCAGCCGCGCCGGCTACAAGCGCAATTCCCAGCGTACCAAATATCAGCGCGTTTAGCGGCACAGCGCCGGGTACCGCGAGAAACATGCCGATAACCGCAGTAAAGACGATCAGTGATACAACCCTCGGCTTCGCTAACCGATAAAAGTGTTGCATACGTGAGGCGGTCTGTTGCCAGGCAATACTCGTAGTAGACATAATGTTCATCTCCTAATTCAGGCGCAGGCACTATACCTGCACTTACCGACTTCAAGGGATCGCTGCAATCGCGAGAATTTGTCAACTGTTGCAATGACCTCGACTTTCGTTTCAATGTTCCGGCGGCGCCGGCGAATATCGGTTCAGTGGCGCTTGTCCGTTCCCATCGCATGTTCCAATTGGGAAACCTTGAGCAGTCGCTTGATGTCCTTCGACATCTTTGTAGGATCCACGTCTTTCGGAAAACGCATTATAAGATTTCCTATAGGATCGACAAGGTAAATATGGTCGTGCTGGGAAGCCTTCGCGGGGATGGCTTTGAGCAGGTCGCTATCCTTCGCATTAATAAACAGGGTGCCTTCAAACTCACCTGCGAGTTCCGGTGAAGGGATTTCATTATCATCGATCAGCCATAACCGCTCGATTCGATCCCGTTCGGCATTCTGCACCAGGCGCACCTGACGCATGTAATATAATTTTTTGTGACATCGCTCGTCACATTTTCCTGAGTCAACTGATACTAACGCCCATTTGCCACGAACTTGACGCATGCGAAAAATCGTCTGGTCAGTTTGATTTAAAGCGCTCCCTGTCAGGGACTTAACTTCGAGTAGTTCACCATAGTTAACACTGTCAGGCCGTACGCTTGAGAAAAATAATGCATAAGAAGCAATAATGGGCGCGCAAAACGTTAGCAGCAGTAAGATCAGCGTCCGTCTATTTTTCTTTGGGGCGATTTCGTTTGACACTTAACACCAAATAAATAATCAGTACAGCCAGCGCCATGGCAAACCACTGAAGCGCATATCCGAGATTCTTGGCGGCACCCGAATCAGGCCGCACCCACTGACGCACCAACCCATCCTTCACATCGTCTTTTTGCAATATCATCACCGGCTGCAACGTCAATCCTGTAGCGCGCCGATAACGCTCAAGGTCAAGATTTTCCCACACTTTACCCGATACAACTTCCGTTGACAGTTCCAGTGTTTTTTGTGACGCTATCGTTGCTAATCCTGAGACAACCACCTCGCCATTTGGTGCAGGCACCTCTGGCAATTTACTACGGTCCCGATTTGCTGGCGCCCAACCCCGGTTCACCAGAACGTGCATTGAGCTTTTACCTATCCTCAGCGGGGTGATTACCTGGTAACCAGCCATTCCCTGAAATATCTTATTGTCGAGGTAAATCGTGTGTGCCGGCACATACTCGCCTCGTACCTCGACCTGACGGTACTGAAAATCTTCGACCCTGACCGGAATTTCGGGTACCGCTACAGCAGGTTCTTTCGAAAGAAGATCAAGTCGTTCCTGCCGCGATTCCTTTTCGTCGGCACGGGAAAGTTGCCAATTGCCGAGTTGTATGAAGATTACTATACCGGCTGTGGCTGCCACTGTTGACCACAATTGCGGCGTGAATCGCCAGCCTAAAATAGTCATTGGATAGTATGCAGAACTCGGCTAAACTTGTTCTCAGACCCAATAACTACAGGACTGACCTTGAAAATCGTTGTCGTTCTATTTCTCCTCTTTATCCTCGGCAGTCTGGCGTCCGCGCTATATTACGTAATCAAGGATAAAGGAAACGGCATACGTGCGGTTAAGTCCTTGACTCTGCGCGTTGGGCTATCAGTTTTTCTGTTTGCCATGCTCATGCTGGGGACCTATTTGGGATTCATACCGCTGAGTCATTAATACCCAGCGGTACGATTTACCTGCTTATACAAGCCAGTAGACGAATATGAACAGGCCCAGCCAGACCACGTCCACAAAGTGCCAGTACCAGGCAACACCTTCAAAGCCGAAATGATTCTCCGGCGTGAAATGACCCGACAGTACGCGGCAATAGATGACGAACAGCATAATGGAACCCAGCGTCACGTGGAAGCCGTGGAAACCCGTCAGCATGAAAAAGGTTGCGCCATAGGCGCCGCTCGTCATCTTGAGGTTGAGGTCGGAGTAGGCATGGCCGTATTCATAAGCCTGCAGGCCGACAAAGAGAAACCCCAGGGCAAAGGTGAGGAACAATCCCAGTTTGAGCTGGCCGCGCTTATTCAGCTTGAGCGCCCAGTGCGCCCAAGTGACCGTCACCCCCGAGGTCAACAGCAGGACGGTATTGATTGCCGGCAGGCCCCACGGGCCCATGGGGAGGAATTTCTCGGTGATGCCGGGACCGGCTGTCGGCCAATCCGCCGTGAAATTCGGCCACAGTATTTTATGTTCGAGATCGCCCAGGTCGGGAATGGAATGCGCCCGCATGTAGTACAACGCGCCAAAGAAGGCGCCAAAAAACATGACTTCGGAAAGAATGAACCAGCTCATCCCCCAGCGGAAAGACGCATCCACCTGCTTATTGAACTTGCCGCTCTCGCTTTCCCGCGCCACGGTGCGAAACCAGCCGAACAGCATGTAGAAGAGTATGGCAAAGCCCAATGTCAGCATCGCGTAGCCCACTGGCATCTTATTGACCGAGAACGCCGCGCCAAACCCCATGAAAAACAATGCTATCGACCCGGTCATAGGCCAGGTCGATGGCGCTGGAACGTAATAATTGCTTCCTTCCTGGCTCATGCTCTTTCTCCTGCTTGTAATTGATTAATTTTCTATGTCACCAACTTAACTAGCAACACCAAGGCTAATACAAACACCGCGGCACCAATAATTCCCCCGATTACCACCTGCGCCGGAGTCAACGAACTTGCATCCATTTCGAGATCGCTTTTCTTGCGAACACCGAAGAAAGCCCAGGATACTGCCTTTGCAACCTGCAAAAAAGTCGCCTTTTTCGGTTTTGTGCTGTCGTCCTTCAACCTTTATCGACTTCGCTTTTCGTATTCGCAGCCTGGTCGACTCCAATTTCAAAAAAGGTGTACGAAATAGTAACGGTATTCACATCTGTTGGAAGCCCGGGTTCTATCATGAATTGAACCGGCATCTGCCGTGTCTCATTGGGCTTCATTACCTGTTTGCTGAAACAAAAGCACTCAAGTTTCTTCAGATGTTTGACCAGCAGCATCGGACTGTAGCTGGGTATCGCCTGACCGCTGATTTCCCGATTGGAGTTATTTGTAACTTCGTACATTACCTCCACCAATTCGCCGGGATGTACACGCAGACTGGATTGCAGGGATTTGAACTGCCAAGGCAGCCCGCGCGTATTGGCGTCTAATTCGACCGTTACCCAACGGGCGGTATCTACTTGCGAGTTCTCGGTAAGCGTATCCGCCTGCAAAAGATTATTGAGTCCCGTCACATCGCAAATCTTCTCGTAAAACGGAACCAACGCGAAGCCGAAAACGAACATGACCACTGAAAAAATCAGTAGCTTCTTCATTATTACGGTATTTGCTTGGATTACGCTCATTTCCAGTTTTTTACGATAACTGTTACAAAAATAGCTACGGCGATTGCCAGCAGAAACAGCGCTGTTCTAATTGCTCCGCGCCTTCTCTCTGCATTTTGCGTCACGTTCCGCTCCTGTTCCTACTTGATGACCGGCGGCGTTACAAAGCTATGGTATGGCGCAGGGGACGGCAATGTCCACTCCAGTGAGGTCGCACCTTCCCAAGGTTTTGCCGGTGCTTTTGCACCCCCGCGGATGCACTTCAGCACTACGTAAAGGAACAGTAACTGGCTAAGGCCGAAACCAAATGCGCCTATGCTGGAAATCATGTTGAAATCGGCGAATTGGAGTGCGTAGTCGGGAATACGACGCGGCATGCCCGCCAGTCCCAGGAAATGCTGCACAAAGAAGGTCAGGTTGAAAAAGACCATGGATAACCAGAAATGCCATTTACCCAGCGTCTCGTCGTACATATGCCCGGTCCATTTCGGCAGCCAGTAATAGGCTCCGCCGAATATTCCGAACAGCGCACCCGATACCAACACATAGTGGAAGTGTGCAATCACATAGTAGGTATCCTGTACCTGAACATCGATCGGCACTATCGCGCAAACGACTCCGCTGAATCCACCAAGAGTGAACAGAAAAACGAAGCCAATGGCGAAAAGCATGGGTGTTTCGAAGGTCATGGAACCACGCCACATGGTGGCGGTCCAGTTGAACACTTTCACGCCGGTCGGCACTGCGATCAGCATGGTGGCGTACATGAAAAACAGCTGTCCGGTCACCGGCATGCCGGCAGTGAACATGTGGTGGGCCCAAACGATGCAGGACAGAATGGCGATCGAGGCGGTGGCATACACCATCGAGGAATAGCCGAACAATGGCTTGCGCGCAAAGGCCGGGATAATTTCCGAGACGATGCCGAATGCCGGCAATATCATGATGTAGACTTCGGGGTGACCGAAGAACCAGAAGATATGCTGGAACATCACCGGATCACCGCCGCCGGCTGCATTGAAGAAGTTGGTGCCGAAGTTGCGGTCCGTCAGCAGCATGGTAACCGCTCCCGCCAGCACCGGCATCACCAGAACCAGAAGATAGGCGGTGATGAGCCAGGTCCATACGAACATCGGCATTTTCATCAAAGTCATGCCCGGCGCCCGCATGTTGAGAATGGTCGTAATGATGTTGATTGAACCCATGATGGACGAAGCACCCATGATATGGATGGCGAAAATCGCCATGTCCATGCCCATGCCCATCTGTACCGACAGCGGCGGATAAATCGTCCAGCCACCGGCAGGTGCGCCGCCCGGCACGAAGAACGAGGTCAGCAGCAGCAAAGCGGCCGGGGGCAATAGCCAGAAACTCCAGTTGTTCATGCGCGCAAAAGCCATGTCGGGCGCCCCGATCATCATCGGCACCTGCCAATTGGCAAAGCCGACGAACGCCGGCATGATGGCCCCGAATATCATTATCAGGCCGTGCATGGTCGTCAACTGGTTAAAGAACTCCGGATTGACGATCTGTATGCCGGGCTGGAACAACTCGGCGCGGATAGTCAGCGCCATCACGCCCCCGGTCAGGAACATCAGAAAACTGAACCACAGATACATCGTACCGATGTCCTTGTGGTTAGTGGTCATCAACCAGCGCATCATGCCGCTGGGATGATGATCGTGAGCGTCGTGTGCGTCGTGCGGAACGTCGTGATCTGGTATTGCTGCCATGGTGTCCTCCTTGATGCTATTTTCTGAACTGGTTGATTTCCGATGGCTGCACCACGTCTCCTGCGGTATTCCCCCAGGCATTACGTTCGTAGGTGACCACCGCCGCGATTTGTACATCCGACAGGTGCTTGAATGCAGCCATTGCCGTGCCGGTCTTGCCATTCATGACAATATCGACATGGTCGGCCTTGGGACCGTTGGCGATCTTCGAGCCGTCCAGCGCGGCAAAGGTCCCGGGTATGCCCTGGCCATTGGCCTGATGGCAGGCAACACAGTTGGCGGCATAGACTTTCTCGCCTTCGGCTTTCAGTTCGTCCGCCGTAAATACTTTGTTCACGTCCTCGGTCGCCGCAGCGGTCTTGCTTTTCTGTTCAGCCACCCACTGGGCATATTTCTCCGGCTCCACCGCTTGGACTACGATCGGCATGAAGCCGTGCTCCTTGCCGCAGAGTTCGGCGCATTGGCCGCGATAGGTGCCAGGCTTTTCAATGGTGAACCAGACGTCGCGTATGAAGCCGGGGATGGCGTCCTGCTTTACGCCCAGGGCGGGTACCCACCAGGCGTGCAGTACGTCGTTGGCGGTGAGCAGTACGCGTATCTTCTTGCCGGTGGGCACAACCAGCGGGTTGTCCACTTCCAGCAGGTAGTTCTCACCCTTGGGCGCGGTGTTCTCGATCTGGTCGCGGGGGGTGGACAGGCTGCTCAGGAAACTGATGCCTTCTCCTTCGCCCGTCAGGTAGTCGTAGCCCCATTTCCATTGGTAACCGGTGCTCTTGATGGTGATCTCGGAGCTGGAGGTGTCCTTCATGTCGATGATGGTCTTGGTGGATGGATAGGCCATGCCAACCAGGATGAGAAACGGGATGCCGGTCCAGATGATCTCGACCGTGGTGCTGTGATGGAAGTTGGCCGCCGGGTAGTTCAAGGATTTGCGGTGCTTGAGTATGGAATACAACATGACCCCGAACACGCCCACGAATATCACCAGGCATATCCATAAAACCAGCGTGTGAAGATCATATATCTGCTGGGCTATCGGCGTTTGCGGCTCGGGCAAGTTTAACTGGTAAGGATCCGCCGCTGCCGCCATTCCCAGCCCGGAATACAATGCGGTCGCCACAATCCCAACTATGGTTGCTGCTGCTTTGCTACTCATATCTCCCCCCACTTGATTGCTGAATACAGTACGAGCCAATAATTCCAAAATTTTACGACCCTTGACTGGTCCCACGGACTGGCTTCCAGATCATTTTTGTTTAGCTCGGCGCCTACCTGATAGCCGGGAAAAAGCATCCTGATTACCGGATGTTTTCTGCCTAATAGCCATGTTGCGAATGTCGGTAATTGTGTTATTCTACGGCCTTATGCCGATTTTAAACATTAAGAATAATGGCATGCCCATAAGTTCAAAGTTTCAACTGAAAACAAAAATTTGTTATGCGCAGTCATTAATAAAATCTAAACAATTAATTTCCTGATTAATACTCAATACCGGATCATCAAAACAGGAAACGAACGAAAGCTCATCAAACTGGGTTACGTTTATATCATGAAAATTTTATGTACTATGCTTATCGTATTAAGCATAGTACATAAATTGCCGAAGTTGCCTTAACCCATATTTAATGCGGTTTTCAGGCTGAAATTATTCCGATTTTCTGTTGGCGCCGATCAAATTTCTTCAGAATTTCACAACATCTGTTTCAACTATTATCCGAATCGCCACTACTGAAACGGAAAAATTCTACCACAGCAAAATGGAGCGTACAAGAAAGAAACTTTATCCCGTTAAGCAAAATTAATAATGCCCCTATTCTAAAAAACGGTATTTCCCCCTCTTTTAATTGTGGTAATTTTACCCTATTTGAATTATGGTAATACGAGTATTCAGGCGCCAATTTATCCTTTTGGCATAGCGCGGCCCCGCTCCGTACGGCGCAGTTTACCATTGAGCTTGTCATTGTTGAATCTCTATCGTCACCTGCATGATTAGAAGGGCTTTGTATGGCAAAAATGAAATAAATGAGCTCGCCCTGAAGCTATCACGGGATAGCGGTGGAAAGGATATCGGTGAAGATGCGGCTTCGCCCGCCCAGGTTGAAACACCATATTCATGACACCGTGGCCATCCGATGAAGAAAAATCGTGCTTGCTTGACGAGTCAGACGGCTTCCGCCTATTATTACAGCGGCAAAAAGAAGCGTGAAGGTGCTTCGAAGGCATGAATAACGGCCGCATTCCGGAGTCTCCTGATACTTACATCGACCCCGGCAAACTGGGTTCGTTATAATAAGGCTTGAGATTTCGCGGCGGCACAATTTTGTTTTAATTATTCAGCGGTTCTATTTGATGAGATTTTCCAGAGGGTATGAGAATGGCGGAAACCAGTAACGCCGCTACGGCAAGCATGGCTCCGGAGCTACAAACATCAGGATGGTTCAATACGCCCCGACCGATTACGCTCGCCTCACTGCGGGGGAAAGTGGTTGTATTGCATACTTTTCAGATTTTCTGTCCCGGTTGCGTGCAGGTAGGTATTCCGCAGGCGCAGAGAATATATCAGGAATTCGATCCTGATCGCGTAGCAGTGATCGGGTTGCACACGGTATTCGAACATCACGCCGTGATGGGCCCCAACGCCCTCGAAGTATTTATACATGAGTATCGGCTTCGATTTCCGATCGGTATCGACAAGTATGACGGCGAACCAAAAGGCATTCCATTGACCATGCATGCTTATCGGATGCAGGGCACGCCATCCCTGGTTCTGATCGATAGAACCGGACACATCCGTCTGCATAAATTCGGACATGTGAGCGACCTTACGATTGGATTCTCGATCGGTACGCTGCTTTCCGAAGAAATTGATGAATCTTCCGGCGCGGTTGAAGCTATCCCCGCAAGTAGTGGAAGTAGCGCCTGCGACGCGGATGGCTGCAGCGTCT
Coding sequences within it:
- the coxB gene encoding cytochrome c oxidase subunit II: MSSKAAATIVGIVATALYSGLGMAAAADPYQLNLPEPQTPIAQQIYDLHTLVLWICLVIFVGVFGVMLYSILKHRKSLNYPAANFHHSTTVEIIWTGIPFLILVGMAYPSTKTIIDMKDTSSSEITIKSTGYQWKWGYDYLTGEGEGISFLSSLSTPRDQIENTAPKGENYLLEVDNPLVVPTGKKIRVLLTANDVLHAWWVPALGVKQDAIPGFIRDVWFTIEKPGTYRGQCAELCGKEHGFMPIVVQAVEPEKYAQWVAEQKSKTAAATEDVNKVFTADELKAEGEKVYAANCVACHQANGQGIPGTFAALDGSKIANGPKADHVDIVMNGKTGTAMAAFKHLSDVQIAAVVTYERNAWGNTAGDVVQPSEINQFRK
- a CDS encoding redoxin domain-containing protein — encoded protein: MAETSNAATASMAPELQTSGWFNTPRPITLASLRGKVVVLHTFQIFCPGCVQVGIPQAQRIYQEFDPDRVAVIGLHTVFEHHAVMGPNALEVFIHEYRLRFPIGIDKYDGEPKGIPLTMHAYRMQGTPSLVLIDRTGHIRLHKFGHVSDLTIGFSIGTLLSEEIDESSGAVEAIPASSGSSACDADGCSV